From the Microbacterium profundi genome, the window TACAGAGCTTGCTCGAGTGCGCTGGTCGTCTCCACGTCGCCGAGATCACCGTCATCTGTGGGAACCGATTCCCCCTCATACTGCAGCTGGGGGACGCGTCGGAGTCGACGGTGGAATCGAACTCCGGGATGCTGGAGAATAGCGCTCCCGACTCGGACTCCGTTTTCGTCACCGCCGAAATGATGCACGTCGACCGCCTCGCCTCCGCGATCTTCCCTCAGCTGACAGATGAAGAGGTGACGATATTCCGATTCTGGGGCGACGTGCCGCGCCTGGTTGAGGAGCTCAACCGTTCCCGGTCCAGCGTCTACAAGGCCATGGATAATGCTCGCCGGCGTCTGGTAGAACTCGCAGGCGGCGGTCACGAAGGGCGACAGATTATGTTGGCGTTGATGAGGCCGATTCTGGACAGATCGGCTTCTGTCCCGTCTACCCAGGACGAAAGGGAGGACACGCGTGCCATCTGACGCATCCGAGCGCTGGTTCGAACTCGCCGCTCAATTCGCGATTCCGCAGCTTCCTGTCGTCTCGCCGATCAGCGAGGTCGCACGGGGGCAGCTGTGGCAAGCGAGTTGGGCCGGCGCCGCAGCCATCGTGCTTGTAGACGAAATTGACGATGACGGTGCCCTCGCACACGTTCTACCGGTCAGCGTCGAAGCGGGAGTCGCGGATTCGACGACCGTCGTAGTGGAAGCCGACCAAAACGACCTCCATACCCCGCTGAGCGTATGGCCGACAGCTGGCAAATGGATCTCATACGCTGCACTTGATGCCTTACTGGAAACATTGATCCCCGCGGTATTGAATGCCGTCACTTCCTGGCGCGCGCAGTACTCCAGGATTGAGGACCCTGCTCCGGGTTCTGGAGCCGCACTAGCCGTCGATGAACTTTTCGATGCGGTTGCCACATTGGAGCGGGCTCCTCGATTGGAAGCGCCGAAGGCCGTCGCTGCCGGACGCAAGCTCGACATCGACCTGGGGCTTGTCATCGAGGCATTGGGGGTGACGCAATCGCGCGCCATGAACATCTTGAAGGGGCGTGAACCGCTGACCGACGATGAAGCCCAGTCCCTTAGCTCAGCTGCTGATACATCCCGTGATGTCATCCTCGCCGCGCTCGATCCTCTGCCGGAGGATCTCGTCCGCGAGCTCCAGGAACCGCGATGGCGCGACAGCGTCCGGCGGTGCGCTCTTGGCGGAGATGAAGAGCTTGGACGGACTCGACTCGGCTACACGATCTATCAACTCGCGGCACGCGAGCGAGGCAATGGGCGAGAGCTCTGGCGGCAACGACTCGAAGCCCACGTCGCGACAGAGGAGCGTTGATGCCTCGCTACCTCGACGGAACACGCGCGCAGGTCGAAGCCATGCGCGCCTCCTGGGAAGCTGACGGCGGATCCCTCGAGAAACTCACGCTGGACGCGTTCGAAGCTCTCGACAACCACCCCGACCTGACAATCCAACGCGTCGCCGAGTTCGTGCCCAAGGACTCGCAACTCGACTGCTCGGTTGCGGGCGGGTACCGCGACACGCCGCCAACTCTCGTCGTGACCGAGTCCATGTCCAGACGACGCCAGCAGTTCACCCTGCTGCACGAACTCGGGCACCACGTTCAACAGACGAACCTTGAGCTGGGGCGCCGCGTCGTGGGACATACGGACCCCACGGGGTTCGAGGACGCCTGCTGCGACGCGTTCGCTGCGAGCATCCTGCTTCCGGACGACATGGTCGACGACGCGAGTCGCCCTTTCGGCGGCCCGACGGCGCAGACAGCCGTCGAGCTGTTCGAACTCTCCAACGCCTCGCGCGCAGCCATCAGCGTGCGTCTCACGGAACGACTGAAAGGCTCCGGAGTCGTCACGGTGGTGAGCGAGGCCGGGGTTGTCACGTTCGCCGCGGCGCGGGGATCCATGTATCCACCGGCGCGGGGCAGCAATCAGAGCGAGAACCCTCTCATCCGTGCCGCTCTCGACGACACCGATTCGACGCGCGTCTGGTCGCGGGACGATGCGCGCATTTGGTACCTCACTGGTCACTCATCGAACCAGCTCTACGGTCAAGCAGCCTGGGCGGGAGACCGCCTGTTCGTGGTCATGGTCGAGGAGTCGGCACCGTGGAGGAGCTTCTCACCGCCCCGAGACTTCACCGCAACGCGGACGAGGAGTAAATGCGCGGACTGCGACACCTGCGGAACGAACTTCGAAGTGCGGATCTACTGCTTCACCTGCAGCCGACCGAAGTGTCCCGCTAGTCACTGCGCGTGTACGAAACCTGCCGAGATGACGTGCGACACCTGCTATCTCGTCAAGCACGTCAGTCAGTTCTTCGGCGACTCCACAACGTGCGTGGAGTGCTCGTAGTCAGGACGTGGGACAGATCGCGAGTTGTCCCGTCTATGTCTCTTGCGTGGGGATCGTCCCCACCACAGCAAGAGATTGGAGGCCATCATGGCCCCGACCGACTCCGTCCGCATCTTCATCGACAGCAAGCCCTTCGACACACCCAAGCGTCGCCTCACCGGTGCTCAGCTTCGCATGCTGACCGACCCGCCCGCCGACAACATCTGGCTCGACCTTCCTGACGCGCAGGACCATCCTATTGCCGACCAGGAAACCGTTGCGCTGACGCCCGGGATGCGGTTCTTCACCGACCAGGCGCGCACGATCTTCATTGACAAGATCCCATACCAGGTCCGGTCCGCCACACTCACCGAGGACCAGCTTCGTGCGGTGACGATCCCTCCGATTCCGGAAACGTACGGCGTCTGGAAGGACATTCCCGACGAGGTCGACGACCCCATCGGCGACGGTGAGATCGTCCCCATCGCCGAGGGCGACCGCTTCGTTACACGCGTCATCAAGATCCGCATCACCATCAACCGCCAGCCGGTCACGCTCGAAGGCCGCCAGCACACCGGCCAGTCCATCAAGGATGCCGCCATTGCTCAGGGCGTCACCATCGGCGCTGACTTCCTGCTCTCCCGCAAGAACGGCCAGAAGTTCAAGCCAGTCGGTGACGACGAGCAGATCCGCGTCAAGCGCGGCGATGAGTTCCGTGCCCTCGACGGGGATGACAACTCGTGAGCGTCACCGATGAAGTGCTGAACGCCATCGATGAGCTTCGCCACACGTTCTCCGACACCACGGTGACCTATGTAAGCGACGACCAGGGCGGTGCGTGGGTGACCATCGAGGAGGTTGGCCTCGGCTCGGCGTTCACCCCGTCCAACTCCTGGATGGCCTTCCAGATCACGCACCCGTACCCGGAGGCTGACGTGTACCCGCATTTCGTGCGCCCGGACATCGTCCGTGCGGATGGCGCTGCTCATGGGGAAGGCTTCGCGCTCGCGTCGTTCGGCCCCGACAACATCGCGGCGATGCAGCTGTCCCGCCGCAGCAACCGCCTCAACCCGGCGGTGGACACCGCGGCGACGAAGGCACTCAAGGTACTGCGATGGCTGGAGCAGCGATGAATGGCCGATGGTCAGTGACCATCACCGGGGAACAGTGGGATGCTCTTCATTCCCACCTGTTCCCCGGTGACGGGGATGAGCACGGCGCCGTCCTCCGGTGCGGCATAGCCCGGAGCGACCGCGGCAACCGTCTGCTCGTGCGAGACATCATCCCGGCCATCGACGGCACCGACTACGTTGCTGGCGACCGCGGCTACCGCAAGCTGACGGCCGAGTTCGTCGCCGACAACATCGACGTATGTGCTGATGAAGGCCTCGCCTACCTGGCCGTCCATAACCACGGCGGACGACAGAAGGTGGCGTTCTCTGACACCGACATGGCATCCCACGAGCGGGGTTATCCGGCGCTGCTCGACATTAACGGGGGAGCACCTGTCGGGGCGCTCGTGTTCGCTTCTGACGCCGTCGCCGGCGACATCTGGCTCGGTGACGGGCAGCGCGAGTCCATCACGCACCTGCGGGTGGTGGGTCGCCCTCAGATCACGCTCACCCCGGCGCCGGTCGTAGCGGCCCTCGCAGATCCGAACTTCGACCGCCAGACGCGCATCTTCGGCGACCGCGGGCAGGCCATTCTCGGAGGCTCCAAGGTCGCCGTCGTCGGGCTTGGCGGGGCAGGCTCCCTGGTCTCCGAGTATCTCGCGCGCCTCGGCGTGGGAGAGCTCATCCTGATCGACCCAGACAAGATCGACCCGACGAACCTGCCTCGTGTCGTGGGCGCTCGTCGCCGAGACGCACTGGCCTGGCTTCGGCACCCGGCCCGACCCTGGTTTCTTCGTCGGCTGGGCGACAGATTCGCAGCGCACAAGGTCAGTATCGCCGCCCGTGTGGCGAAGGAAGCTTCGTCAGCGATCCGCGTAACCGCTGTTCCGAGTTCGGTGATGGAACCGGAGGTCGCGGCGCTGCTCACCGACTGCGACCACATCTTCCTCGCGGCCGACTCTGCTCTCGCGCGACGGCTCGTAAACTCCGTCACGCACCAGTACCTGATCCCGAGCACGCAGATCGGCTCGAAGGTCAGCGCGAAGGACGGAATGATCACGGACATCTTCTCGGTGTCGCGGGCGAGCAGCCCCGGAAGCGGTTGTCTGCAGTGCAATGGACTGATCCCCGCGTGGAAGCTCACCGCCGAGGCCACCAGCCCTGAACAGCGCAAGCGCCAGCAGTACATCGACGACGATGCCGTACACGCACCGAGCGTCATCACGCTGAACGCGGTCGCCGCGTCCCGCGCCGTTGACGACTGGTTGATGTCCGTTGGGGGTGTCGTCGAGCTGGGCGCCCCAGCAGACCACTGGGTCAGCTACCACCCGCTCACCGGCGAGGTCGTCGAGATCGAACCTGGCAAGGAGGAGGACTGCTTCCAGTGTGGACCGAACCGCTTCGCGCTCGGCGATGGCAAGGAGCTACCGGTCGTACCGCCTTCCGGCAACGGCGGGTAGGTGTGGGGTGGGTCAACTAAGTTCGCCAAGACTCACGACCACGCGCTCGCCCGGCCGCACGCGGCCGGGCGAGCGCGGAGCCCCCTCCGGGGCTGCGGCCCACACGACTCGAGGGAACGCGCGCTGGACGACGGCGCGGCCGAGGAATGGATGAAGCGTCGACGGGTAGCGCGCCCCGGGTGTCCTCCGCGCCGGACTCGTGAGATCGCCTTCGAGGTCTGCCACGATGACGTCAGAAGGCGGGACCGCCGCAACGTCTTCTGGTTTGAGTAGTTCGTCCGCCCAGAGCGATCCATGAAGACCGTCTTGCTGGATCGCAGACGGACCCACGAAGGTCACCACCGCTCGCGAGGTTGAATGGGGTGGAGTCCACAAGCGAACGATGAGCCATACATGGGGCGCGACGGGATGCAGCCCAATTGTCAGGACCAGCGGGTGCCCTAGCGCGAGTCCGAGATCCGAATTGAAGCTGGCGAGGTGAACGCCAGAGTCGCGCAACTGGTCGGACGACGCCTGCACCCAGCGCTTCACCGTCTCGGGTCGCAGAT encodes:
- a CDS encoding ImmA/IrrE family metallo-endopeptidase, coding for MPRYLDGTRAQVEAMRASWEADGGSLEKLTLDAFEALDNHPDLTIQRVAEFVPKDSQLDCSVAGGYRDTPPTLVVTESMSRRRQQFTLLHELGHHVQQTNLELGRRVVGHTDPTGFEDACCDAFAASILLPDDMVDDASRPFGGPTAQTAVELFELSNASRAAISVRLTERLKGSGVVTVVSEAGVVTFAAARGSMYPPARGSNQSENPLIRAALDDTDSTRVWSRDDARIWYLTGHSSNQLYGQAAWAGDRLFVVMVEESAPWRSFSPPRDFTATRTRSKCADCDTCGTNFEVRIYCFTCSRPKCPASHCACTKPAEMTCDTCYLVKHVSQFFGDSTTCVECS
- a CDS encoding multiubiquitin domain-containing protein; the protein is MAPTDSVRIFIDSKPFDTPKRRLTGAQLRMLTDPPADNIWLDLPDAQDHPIADQETVALTPGMRFFTDQARTIFIDKIPYQVRSATLTEDQLRAVTIPPIPETYGVWKDIPDEVDDPIGDGEIVPIAEGDRFVTRVIKIRITINRQPVTLEGRQHTGQSIKDAAIAQGVTIGADFLLSRKNGQKFKPVGDDEQIRVKRGDEFRALDGDDNS
- a CDS encoding ThiF family adenylyltransferase, yielding MAGAAMNGRWSVTITGEQWDALHSHLFPGDGDEHGAVLRCGIARSDRGNRLLVRDIIPAIDGTDYVAGDRGYRKLTAEFVADNIDVCADEGLAYLAVHNHGGRQKVAFSDTDMASHERGYPALLDINGGAPVGALVFASDAVAGDIWLGDGQRESITHLRVVGRPQITLTPAPVVAALADPNFDRQTRIFGDRGQAILGGSKVAVVGLGGAGSLVSEYLARLGVGELILIDPDKIDPTNLPRVVGARRRDALAWLRHPARPWFLRRLGDRFAAHKVSIAARVAKEASSAIRVTAVPSSVMEPEVAALLTDCDHIFLAADSALARRLVNSVTHQYLIPSTQIGSKVSAKDGMITDIFSVSRASSPGSGCLQCNGLIPAWKLTAEATSPEQRKRQQYIDDDAVHAPSVITLNAVAASRAVDDWLMSVGGVVELGAPADHWVSYHPLTGEVVEIEPGKEEDCFQCGPNRFALGDGKELPVVPPSGNGG